Proteins from a genomic interval of Granulicella sp. L56:
- a CDS encoding FUSC family protein encodes MPTTANPPAPARHGYLADIYTFDWKQFSFRIPFIGVIPIGLCLFLGVALGHPSAGLIAGGGAFTIGFGVNQRIADSRLWPMIAATAAVFLSTMIGMLVGHRGFTLVLAAAIWGFIYGILTARAAGISWVGQQAAITLFVASAFPASFHSALLRALLLTGGGALQILITSLCLRLLPELAADLRAIRQTSSEELGHLLRSNFARYRMLVRLRAMPENLRHIPTFPFAIRMALTVGISAEVYRRLGVQSGYWIPMTALLVQKPAFSETFSRAFLRIGGTLAGAVISTIFLVHIRPDPYYLAALTTFFALWSYATNTVNYGLYTLFLTSYIVFLLSLYRLPGPVIAHRRAYCTIAGGLIALIIHIDAIRRLRNRQRTIPSQI; translated from the coding sequence ATGCCGACCACTGCCAATCCACCCGCGCCAGCCCGACACGGCTACCTCGCCGACATCTATACCTTCGACTGGAAGCAGTTTTCGTTTCGCATCCCGTTCATCGGCGTTATCCCGATCGGCCTCTGCCTCTTCCTCGGAGTCGCTCTCGGCCATCCCTCCGCCGGTCTGATCGCAGGCGGCGGAGCCTTCACCATCGGCTTCGGCGTCAACCAGCGCATCGCCGACTCCCGGCTCTGGCCCATGATCGCGGCTACTGCCGCTGTGTTTCTCTCCACCATGATCGGGATGCTCGTCGGCCACCGCGGCTTCACGCTTGTCCTCGCCGCGGCCATCTGGGGATTCATCTACGGCATTCTCACCGCACGCGCCGCAGGCATCAGTTGGGTCGGGCAGCAAGCGGCCATCACCCTCTTCGTAGCCTCCGCCTTCCCTGCCAGCTTCCACTCCGCATTACTCCGGGCGCTGCTCCTCACTGGCGGCGGAGCGCTGCAAATCCTCATCACCAGCCTCTGCCTTCGCCTCCTACCCGAACTCGCCGCCGACCTTCGCGCCATTCGCCAGACCAGCAGCGAAGAGCTGGGCCATCTGCTCCGCAGTAACTTCGCTCGCTATCGAATGCTGGTACGCCTTCGCGCCATGCCCGAAAACCTTCGGCACATCCCCACCTTTCCCTTCGCGATTCGCATGGCCCTCACCGTAGGCATCTCCGCCGAGGTCTATCGCCGTCTCGGCGTCCAGAGCGGCTATTGGATCCCCATGACTGCGCTCCTCGTGCAAAAGCCAGCCTTCTCCGAGACCTTCTCCCGGGCCTTCCTCCGCATAGGCGGAACTCTCGCCGGTGCCGTCATCTCCACTATCTTTCTCGTTCACATCCGGCCAGACCCTTACTATCTAGCGGCACTGACTACCTTCTTCGCTCTCTGGTCGTACGCCACCAACACCGTCAACTACGGCCTCTACACACTTTTCCTCACCTCGTACATCGTCTTTCTACTCTCGCTCTATAGGCTTCCCGGCCCCGTGATCGCGCATCGCCGCGCCTACTGCACCATCGCCGGAGGACTGATAGCACTCATCATTCACATCGATGCCATCCGGCGTCTTCGCAATCGCCAACGCACGATTCCGTCGCAGATATAG
- a CDS encoding PEP-CTERM sorting domain-containing protein, whose translation MHKILSSLAVMAALVAVPSVMHATPITGQFSITGASVTDSGSSLTFIPSSIAVGAANTLTGSFTTLLSANEGGTITQVIDYNPYVAGSGVITLTNIDGTTVTYTIDTLTETSVKGFDLFSGTGIITTNAAGYDSTSGTILFSSQGNGTVTFSATTTASPVPEPSTLALLGTGLVGLAGVIKRRLA comes from the coding sequence GTGCACAAAATTCTTTCTTCTCTCGCAGTTATGGCCGCTCTCGTAGCGGTCCCTTCCGTCATGCATGCCACTCCGATCACCGGTCAGTTCTCCATCACCGGCGCATCAGTGACAGATAGCGGATCGTCCCTCACCTTCATCCCCAGCTCGATCGCAGTTGGTGCGGCCAACACGCTCACCGGCTCGTTCACAACATTGCTCTCTGCGAACGAGGGTGGCACCATCACCCAAGTCATTGACTACAACCCCTACGTTGCCGGCAGCGGAGTCATCACGCTGACGAACATCGATGGAACAACTGTCACCTACACCATCGACACACTCACCGAGACCAGCGTCAAGGGTTTCGATCTTTTCTCCGGCACCGGTATCATCACCACCAACGCGGCTGGTTATGATTCGACCTCAGGAACCATTCTGTTCTCGAGCCAGGGCAACGGAACCGTGACCTTCTCGGCAACGACGACGGCATCTCCTGTCCCCGAGCCCTCGACCCTTGCTCTCCTCGGCACCGGCCTGGTCGGTCTCGCCGGTGTGATCAAGCGCCGCTTGGCATAA
- the rimO gene encoding 30S ribosomal protein S12 methylthiotransferase RimO → MQSRPKIGFVSLGCPKNLVDSEVMMGMLHQAGGELTAKAEDAEILVVNTCSFIDSAKQESVNTILEMVQHKQANGGKAQRLIVAGCLVERYRDEIRKNIPEVDAVVGTGELEAILAAAGLTSTGHANNSPFQILTQTQIDRAPSAVHQHSRPEESSPQLQIEQGHIASRPEGDLREQQGRFSRTAWDGATAALPEYLYSDTTPRILTTPRASAYIKIAEGCDHPCGFCIIPQLRGKFRSRRMSSIITEAENLIAQGVREITLIGQDTTCYGEDLGIKDGLAQLLEALAALPGLRWLRFLYAYPNKVTTRLLETIARHDNIAKYLDVPLQHASPSVLKRMKRGGTPEVFLKLTEKARSIVPGIVLRTSFIVGFPGETEEDYKQLEAFITAAQIDWLGVFTYSDEEGAAAFELASELKVPKRTIESRRRKLMKLQQKISAKSKSKWIGREIDLLVEGPSEETDLLWEGRTPLHAPEIDGKVFINDFGPHEALVPGTFYRAEITESHDYDVVARILD, encoded by the coding sequence ATCCAGTCCCGTCCCAAGATCGGCTTCGTCTCCCTCGGTTGCCCTAAAAACCTGGTCGACTCCGAAGTCATGATGGGTATGCTGCATCAGGCCGGCGGCGAGCTTACCGCTAAGGCCGAAGACGCGGAGATCCTGGTCGTCAACACCTGCAGCTTCATCGACTCCGCCAAGCAGGAGTCCGTCAACACCATCCTTGAGATGGTGCAGCACAAGCAGGCCAACGGCGGCAAAGCCCAGCGCCTCATCGTCGCCGGCTGCCTGGTCGAGCGCTACCGTGACGAAATACGGAAAAATATTCCCGAAGTAGACGCAGTTGTGGGCACAGGCGAACTCGAAGCCATCCTCGCCGCAGCAGGTCTCACTTCCACAGGCCACGCCAACAACTCCCCCTTCCAGATCCTCACCCAGACACAGATCGACCGCGCCCCCAGCGCCGTCCACCAGCACAGCCGCCCCGAAGAGTCATCCCCGCAGCTCCAGATCGAGCAAGGCCATATCGCCAGCCGCCCCGAAGGGGACCTGCGCGAGCAGCAGGGCCGCTTCTCCCGCACCGCATGGGACGGAGCCACCGCCGCGCTCCCCGAGTACCTCTACAGCGACACCACACCCAGAATCCTGACGACGCCAAGAGCGTCGGCATATATCAAAATCGCCGAAGGCTGCGACCACCCCTGCGGCTTCTGCATCATCCCGCAGCTCCGTGGCAAGTTCCGCTCACGCCGCATGTCGTCCATCATCACAGAGGCGGAAAACCTCATCGCCCAGGGCGTCCGCGAGATCACCCTCATCGGCCAGGACACCACCTGCTACGGCGAAGACCTCGGCATCAAGGACGGCCTCGCCCAGCTCCTCGAAGCCCTCGCCGCGCTCCCCGGCCTGCGCTGGCTGCGCTTCCTCTACGCCTACCCCAACAAGGTCACCACGCGGCTGCTCGAGACCATAGCGCGCCACGACAACATCGCGAAGTATCTCGACGTCCCTCTCCAGCACGCCAGCCCCAGCGTCCTCAAGCGCATGAAGCGCGGCGGAACCCCCGAGGTCTTCCTCAAGCTCACCGAGAAGGCCCGCAGCATCGTCCCCGGCATCGTCCTCCGCACATCGTTCATCGTCGGCTTCCCCGGCGAGACAGAAGAGGACTACAAGCAGCTCGAAGCCTTCATCACCGCCGCCCAGATCGACTGGCTTGGCGTCTTCACCTACTCCGACGAAGAGGGCGCAGCCGCCTTCGAACTAGCCTCCGAACTCAAAGTCCCCAAGCGCACCATAGAATCCCGCCGCCGCAAGCTCATGAAGCTCCAGCAGAAGATCAGCGCCAAGTCCAAATCAAAGTGGATCGGACGCGAGATCGACCTGCTCGTCGAAGGCCCCAGCGAAGAGACCGACCTGCTTTGGGAAGGCCGCACCCCGCTGCACGCCCCCGAGATCGACGGTAAGGTCTTCATCAACGACTTCGGCCCCCACGAAGCCCTGGTCCCCGGCACCTTCTACCGCGCCGAGATCACCGAGTCCCACGACTACGACGTAGTCGCCCGCATCCTCGACTAA
- a CDS encoding VWA domain-containing protein — MPDEVAKAMPMRASTTVRKIFVVCCLGLFSCANAAAQGTPKPKGSPYEIQVTVKKVLVPVVVRDKQGHSVGDLKEEDFHVFDNGKPRPLSAFTIEKRIGTETATASNSENNALSRTPPQPATVYPRSIVFLFDDMHLSVQEMERAKTAGAALLAGSLTDSDIAAVVSISGRTNSGLTRDHAKLHDAIMSLKPELIYQTGNDDCPNITYYQADLMENKHNSTAEQDAVAQAFHCDPRITIGVAQSLAEGAARRALIMGHQDSQVALVNMRELVRRIATLPGRRMLILISPGFLTVESDVLTQESQLIDFAAQEDVTISALDARGIYTTALTASDDVHGAPILSASEFRAGSMRSVGNVMAELADGTGGNFFNNSNDLDAGFKGLTATPEYVYLLELPLDNIKPNGSYHRLKVKVDRSGVQVHARRGYILPKPMKKK, encoded by the coding sequence ATGCCCGACGAAGTCGCCAAAGCCATGCCGATGCGGGCGAGCACAACAGTGCGCAAGATTTTTGTCGTATGTTGTCTAGGATTGTTCTCGTGCGCAAACGCCGCAGCTCAAGGGACACCAAAGCCTAAGGGCTCCCCCTACGAGATTCAAGTAACCGTAAAAAAGGTGCTGGTGCCGGTCGTCGTTCGCGACAAGCAAGGCCACTCGGTAGGCGATTTAAAAGAAGAAGACTTCCACGTCTTCGATAACGGCAAACCCCGTCCTCTCTCCGCCTTCACGATTGAAAAGCGCATCGGTACAGAAACCGCCACTGCAAGCAACTCCGAAAACAACGCCCTCTCTCGCACTCCGCCGCAACCCGCCACCGTGTATCCGCGCTCCATCGTCTTCCTCTTCGACGACATGCACCTGAGCGTGCAAGAGATGGAACGTGCAAAAACCGCCGGTGCCGCCCTGCTTGCAGGCTCACTCACCGACTCGGATATAGCCGCCGTGGTCTCGATCTCCGGGCGAACCAACAGTGGACTGACCCGCGATCACGCAAAGCTGCACGATGCGATCATGAGCCTTAAACCGGAACTGATCTACCAGACTGGCAATGACGATTGTCCAAATATCACCTACTACCAGGCCGACCTGATGGAGAACAAGCACAACAGCACGGCAGAGCAGGACGCAGTAGCTCAGGCATTCCACTGCGACCCCAGAATAACGATTGGGGTCGCTCAGTCGCTGGCAGAGGGAGCAGCCCGACGCGCTCTGATCATGGGCCATCAGGATTCTCAAGTGGCACTTGTCAACATGCGAGAGCTGGTACGACGAATAGCCACGCTGCCCGGTCGACGTATGCTCATTCTGATATCGCCGGGTTTCCTGACGGTTGAATCGGATGTCTTGACTCAGGAATCACAGTTGATCGACTTCGCCGCCCAGGAAGACGTGACCATCAGCGCTCTCGACGCGCGCGGAATTTACACCACGGCATTGACCGCAAGTGATGATGTCCACGGCGCTCCCATCCTGTCCGCCAGTGAATTCCGTGCAGGTTCGATGAGGTCAGTCGGAAACGTGATGGCCGAGCTCGCCGACGGAACCGGAGGCAACTTCTTCAACAACAGCAACGATCTCGACGCCGGATTCAAGGGACTCACCGCAACACCCGAGTACGTATACCTTCTCGAACTGCCACTCGACAACATCAAGCCCAATGGCTCCTACCACCGCCTGAAGGTGAAGGTAGATCGCAGCGGAGTCCAGGTACACGCGCGTCGCGGCTACATCCTGCCCAAGCCCATGAAGAAGAAATAG